The DNA segment CTTCCTGTCCGCGAGCCTCCCCACCACCCGGGCGTGCGCGAACGACGCGGCCCGCCGGACGCCCGCATCGGAGTCCGAGAACTTCAATCGCTCGAGCGGCTCGAGCGCCCGTTCGTCGCCGACGGAGCCGAGGGCATCGACGGCGGTCAGCCGCACGATCTCTTCGGGCTCGAAAAGTGCTGTAACCAGGCCGTCGATGTCCCGGCGCCTTCGCATGGTGTCGATATCAATTCTTCGTGTCATGTGGCTTCCCCGTTCGGCCGATAAGTGCATCTATGCGTTTTTGGGGATATGAACGTTCCTGCAACGGCCGGGTTTGCGTGAGCGATAGCGGCGGGATGAGGATACAGCGTTACACGGGTTTTCGGCGAACGGAGGTCGGGGGCTCCCGCCGCAGAAGAAAAAAGAGGTCAGTAGGTCGCCAGGTACCGGTCGATCTCCCAGGGGTGGACCGTCGTCCGGTAGGCGTCCCACTCGGCTTCGGCAACGTTCGTGAGCGCCTCGACGACGTGGGGGCCGAGCGCCTTGCAGATGAGGTCGTCGGCGAGCAGGGCGGAGTGAGCCTCGTGGAGGTCTCCGGGAAGCGTCTCGATCCCGTTGTGGCCCCGCTCGGTGGACGTCATGTGGAAGATATTCTTGTGAACATCTTCCGGGGGCTCGATTTCGCTCCGGACGCCGTCCATCCCGGCCGCGAGCATCGCCGTGAAGGCGAGGTAGGGGTTGCAGGTCGGGTCGGGGCTGCGGAACTCGACCCGGGTGCTGTTGCCGCGGGGCGCCGGGACCCGCACCAGCGCCGACCGGTTGCTCGCGCTCCAGCTGATGTAGCAGGGCGCCTCGTAGCCCGGGACGAGCCGTTTATAGGAGTTGATCGTCGGGTTCGCGACCCGGGTGATGGCCGGCGCGTGTTTGAGCAGCCCGCCGATGAAGTGCATGCAGGTCTCTGAGAGCTGGAGGGGGGCATCCGGGTCGTAGAAGGCGTTCTTCCCGTCTTTCGCGAGCGAACAGTTGGTGTGCATCCCGCTCCCGTTGATGCCGTGGATCGGCTTCGCCATGAAGGACGCGTGCAGGCCGCGCATCAGCGCCATCGTCTTGACCGCGAACTTGAACGTGATGACGTTGTCGGCCGTATGCAGCGCGTCGCTGTACTTGAAGTCGATCTCGTGCTGGCTCTCGGCGACTTCGTGGTGCGACGCCTCGATATCGAATCCCATATCGGTGAGCGCAAGAATCGCCTCGCGCCGGAGGTCTTCCGCGAGATCGGTCGGCGCGAGGTCGAAGTAGCCCCCGACGTCCTGGAACTGCGTGGTCGGCCGGCCGTCGAGCATCTTGAAGAGGAAGAACTCAAGCTCCGGGCCGGTGTTGAAGACGTAGCCGTCCTTCGCCGCGTCCTCCATCGCCCGCCGGAGCACGGAGCGCGGGTCGCCCTCGAACGGCGTGCCGTCCGGTTTGCAGACGTCGCAGATGAACCGGGCGACGCTCTTCTCCCGGGGCCGCCAGGGCAGGAGGGTGTAGGTCGAGAGGTCGGGTTTGAGCACCATATCGGACTCCTCGATCCGGACGAACCCCTCGATCGACGACCCGTCGAACCCGATGCCGTCGGTAAGTGCCTTCCCGACCTGCTTCGCCGGAATGGAGACGTTCTTGGGCATGCCCAGGAGATCGGTGAACTGCAGCCGGAGGAACCGGACATTGTCCTGTTCGATGCGCTCGAGCATCGTTGAGATGTTGTCGGCACTCATATGGAAGGAAACTTCCTTCCAATATTATATATAGTTGACGGATATACACCTATCAGAGCGTTCCCCGACCACCCGGAGGTGGAGGGGGGCGGGTCGACCGTGATGGTTATGTGCGGCATAATTGGCGTAATGGACAGATCTCGCCGGACGATGGACGGTTCCGGCATCCGACAGGCCCTCTCCATGATGAACGAGCGCGGCAGCGGCGAGGGTGCGGGGTACGCAGCCTACGGCATCTACCCCGACTACCGGGACTGCTACGCCCTCCACGTCTTCTTCGACAACCCTCGCGAGAACAAGCCGCTCCTCGACTCGACGCTCGCGCAGTGGGGAACGGTCGAGCACGACGAGGCGATCCCCACCTGCGACCGGCCGGGCCTCCGGGCGGTTCACACCCCCTGGCGCTACTTCTTCAAGCCCGACGCATCCCCTGCGGCACCGGAGGACGAGATCGTCAGCGCCCTCGTGATGCAGGTCAACGCCGCCCGCCGCGGCGCGCTCATCTTCTCCTCCGGCAAGGACCTCGGGGTCTTCAAGGCCGGCGGGTGGCCCGAGGACGTCGCGGACTTCTACCGGATCGAGGACTACGAGGGTTACACCTGGCTCGCGCACAACCGCTACCCGACGAACACCCCCGGGTGGTGGGGCGGGGCGCACCCGTTCAACCTCCTCGGCTGGAGCGTCGTGCACAACGGCGAGATCACCTCCTACGGGACGAACCGGCGCTACATCGAGAGTTTCGGCTACACCTGCACGATGTATACCGACACCGAGGTCGTCGCCTACTTAGTCGACCTCCTGGTGCGGCGGCACGGCCTTGACGTCGATATCGCGGTTCGGGCGCTCGCCCCGCCCTTCTGGGAGGAGATCGACCGGATGCCCGCGGCCGAGCGGGAGTGGAACGGAGCCCTCCGGCTCGCCTACGCATCCGCGATGATGAACGGGCCGTTCGCCATCGTGGCCGCGAACCCCGATATGATGGTCGGGTTCACCGACCGGACCAAACTCCGGCCGATGGTCGTCGGCGAATGCGACGACCGGCTCTACATCTCGAGCGAAGAGGCTGCAATCCGGGCGATGGAGCCGCGGGTCGAGTCGATCCGGATGCCGGCCGCGGGCGAGCCGGTGATCGGGAGGGTTGTCTCATGATCGGGAGCCTCCCTCCCCGCTACCGGATCAGTATCGACCCCGTCCGGTGCATGGAGTGCGGGCGGTGCATCGAGAACTGCTCTTACGGCGTCTTCTCCCGGGACGGCGACCGGATCCAGGTCAACTCCCGGAACTGCACCGCCTGCCACCGCTGCGTCGCCTGCTGCCCCCGGGACGCGATCGGCATCGAGGAACACCCCTGCGACTACCGGAGCCACCCGCTCTGGACGAGGGAGGCCCGGGAGGCGATCTACAACCAGGCCCGGACGGGCAAGATCATCCTCGCGGGGATGGGCAACGCCCTCGACTATCCGGTCATCTTCGACCGCCTGGTGCTGGACGCCTGCCAGGTCACGAACCCGAGCCTCGACCCGCTCCGCGAGCCGATCGAACTGACGACCCACCTCGGGAAGAGGCCGGCGCGGCTCGATCTCCGGCGGCGGGAGGGCGGCGACGTCGAACTCAGGACCCGCCTCACCCCGAACCTCCGGATCGAGACGCCGGTGATGATCGGGCACATGAGTTACGGGGCGATCAGCCTCAACGCCCAGCTGGCCATGGCCCGGGCGGCAAAAGAGACCGGGACCTATATGGGCACCGGGGAAGGCGGGCTGCACGCCGCCCTCCACCCCTACCAGGACCGGATGATCGTTCAGGTCGCGTCCGGGCGGTTCGGGGTGAACATCGACTACCTGGAGCGCGGCGCCGCTATCGAGATCAAGATCGGCCAGGGGGCGAAGCCGGGCATCGGCGGCCACCTCCCGGGGGAGAAGGTCTGCGCGGATATCTCCAGGACGAGGATGATCCCGGAAGGCAGCGACGCGATCAGCCCCGCGCCGCACCACGACATCTACAGCATCGAGGATCTCGCCCAGCTCGTCCGCGGCCTCAAGGAGGCGACGGAATGGAAGAAACCGGTCTTTGTGAAGATCGCCGCCGTTCACAACGTCGCCGCCGTCGCCGCGGGCATCGCCCGCTCGCCGGCCGATGCGGTCGTCGTCGACGGGTTCCGCGGCGGAACCGGCGCGGCGCCGACGGTCTTTCGCGACCACGTAGGGATCCCGATCGAGGCGGCGGTCGCGAGCGTGGACAAAAAACTCCGCGAACAGGGGATCAGAAACGAGATATCCGTCATCGCGAGCGGCGGTATCCGGGGAAGCGCCGACGTCGCGAAGGCGATCGCCCTCGGGGCGGACGCGGTCTACATCGGCACCGCGGCGCTCGCGGCGATGGGCTGCCGGGTCTGCGGGAACTGCTACCGCGGCCTCTGCCCCTGGGGGATCGCCACCCAGCGGCCCGATCTCGTGGCGCGCTTGAACCCCGACGAGGCGTCGGAACAGGTGGCGAACCTGATCCGGGCGTGGACGCTCGAACTCGCCGAACTCCTGGGTGCGGCCGGGATCAACAGCATCGAGAGCCTGCGGGGCAACCGCGACCGGCTCCGGGGCTACATGCTCGACGAGAGCCTGATGGAGGTCCTCGACGTCAGAGCGGTGGGGGCGTGAATTGGCCTGTTCGGACAACGGTAGATTCCGGGTGAAGCCGCGAAGGAAGTCGCCTGCACACGTATGCCGAACTTCGCGTCCTTCGCGGCTTCGCGCGAGCTAACAGGTTATAAGCGATGATACGGCCTCACGCGAAGAGCGCGAAGCCGCGAAAGGGAGTTACAAGTAACTATACCGAACTTTGCGCCTTCGCGTGCGATATCGGTTGTTGATAGTGATTCACGGCTTCGGGTGAGGGAATTGGTGAGGATAACGGCACGCCCTCACGACGTCGCGACTTCGACGCACTCTTTCCTCGTCCCGATCCGGGCGAGCGCCCCGCACATCCCGGGGACGTAGGCGAGGGCTTTGCCCGAGTCGACCATGATCGAAGCGAACTCGTCCATCCGGGGCGAGACAACCATGCAGGTGTCCGGGATCACCCGGGCGCCGCTCCGCTCGATGACGCTCACGAGGTCGGGGTTGTGCTTCGCGACCCCCCTCGCGGCGAAGATGTAGAAGGGTTTCGTCGTCGTCTTCCCCCGCAGGAGTTCCGCGAGTTCCCGGAGCTCGTCGGCGGAGCAGTGCGGGCACCCGACCGCGACCGCCTCGACCTCGGTCTCGGTAAAGAGGGCTTCGACCTCGTCCGCCGTCACCGTCACCCGGTCGAGGTTGTCGGTGTCGAACGTGAAGACCCGGCTCTCCGGGGTGATCTTGTCGACGTGGAAGAGGGCGACCGCGCCGGTCGCCGCCATCGCGGCGCCGAGTGCTTTGAGCTGGTCGCGGTTCGGCCGGATCCCCTGGAAGATCGGGATTTTGTTCCCCACTTTCTTCCCGGCGACGTGGCCGATGCCGCCCCAGTGGCCGGCGTGCGGGCCCGTGCCGCACTCGACCTCGACGACGATCTGCGGCCGCCGGTTCTCGACGACGTGGAGGCCGTAATAGGGGGTCTTCCCGACGATCGCCGCCGCAAGAGCGCTCGGCCCGCCTTCCCGGTTCGTCCGGGCGCCGAGAACCGAGTTCGCGTAGGCGACCGCCGAGGACTCCGACCAGGCCAGGTGCTCCCCGTACTCCGTGATCCGCAGGTAATAGGGCGTGCAGGTGCACTCCACCCGGATCCCGAGCTTCCGGTAGGCCTCGACGACCTCTTCCTGACGACGGGCGAACTCCTCGTCGATCCCGAACTCCTGCCACCCCTCCCGCGGCATCCCGATAGGGTTCAAGACCGCCGGGACCGCCGCCCGGGCGTTGAGGCTCTGCAGCCAGGCAAGCCCCCATTTTCCAATGGTCTTGTAGGACGCACCGCTCACCTGGGCGCTCGTGATCGGGACGAGTTTCTCCGCCCCGTAAACCTCCCCGAGCGCGACCAGGATCTCCATCATCTTCTGCCGGGTCTCGCCGAACTCGCCGGCAAGCACCCTCTCGTCATCGTTGTCAAGATACATCTACACCCACTCCGCTCTTCTGAATTCGTCTTCTCTGCCCATGACCATCGTGGCGTCGACCCCGACCTTCACGTTCGTCCCGTCACCCAGCCGCGTCGGATCGAGCGACGAACCCCGGACGCCGGTGACGACCATGATATCGGTGTCGCCCCGCACCCTCGTCGCGATCGCGTATTCGACGTCGTGGGGATCGTGGATGTCGATATCCTCGTCCACCACCACGACATGTTTGAGGGATGTATGGGCGGCGAACGCCGCCATGATGGCGTTCTTCGCGTCTCCCTGCGTATTTTTGCGGATCTGCACCACCCCGTGAAGGTAGCCGGCGCCGCCCTTCGTGAGGAGGACGTCTCTGACCGTCGTCACCTCGCCCACGGCGCGGTAGATCTTCGGCTCGTAGGGCGCTCCCATCAGGAGTTTGTGCTCGTCGCCGGCCGGGAGGATGCCGTGGTAGATGGGGTCCTCCCTGCAGTACATCTTCGTGAACTCGATCACGTGCTGCTGGCGCACGGGGTCGTAGGTGCCGGTGATGTCGACGAACGGGCCTTCCGTCGCCTTTTCGGCACTGATGTAGCCTTCGAGGACGATCTCGGCGTCGGGAACCCGGACACCGTTCTCGCACTCCCGGACAGGGAGTTCCCCGCCCACCAGTTCCGCCGCGTAGGCGAGTTCCTTACCCTCCGGGACGCGGGTGCAGGCGGCGAACGTCACCAGCGGATGGGTGCCGACGGTGACCGCGACCGGGAGTTTCTCCCCGCGGGCGAGCGCCTCTTTGAGGAGGGTATGGGTATGCCGGCCTTCCACCAGGCGGGCGACGACTCTTCCGTCGTCGAGGACCATCATCCGGTGGATGGAGGCGTTCTCGACGCCGTCGTAGCGCGAGAAGACGATCCCGGAGGTGAAGTAGCGCCCGGCGTCGCCGGGGAAGTGTTTCATGACCGGGAGGCGGGAGAGATCGGCAGGAATGCCGCCCTCAAGCCGTCCGGCATCCACGACGCGGCCGTTGTAGGTCATGCCCGCGAGGTGTCCGACGAGGTCCCGCTCCTCCACGCCGAGCGCCGCCGCAAGCGATCGGCGGTCGGAGAGGAGGTTCATC comes from the Methanoculleus marisnigri JR1 genome and includes:
- a CDS encoding HEAT repeat domain-containing protein → MTRRIDIDTMRRRRDIDGLVTALFEPEEIVRLTAVDALGSVGDERALEPLERLKFSDSDAGVRRAASFAHARVVGRLADRKSAEGRSRES
- a CDS encoding glutamine synthetase family protein gives rise to the protein MSADNISTMLERIEQDNVRFLRLQFTDLLGMPKNVSIPAKQVGKALTDGIGFDGSSIEGFVRIEESDMVLKPDLSTYTLLPWRPREKSVARFICDVCKPDGTPFEGDPRSVLRRAMEDAAKDGYVFNTGPELEFFLFKMLDGRPTTQFQDVGGYFDLAPTDLAEDLRREAILALTDMGFDIEASHHEVAESQHEIDFKYSDALHTADNVITFKFAVKTMALMRGLHASFMAKPIHGINGSGMHTNCSLAKDGKNAFYDPDAPLQLSETCMHFIGGLLKHAPAITRVANPTINSYKRLVPGYEAPCYISWSASNRSALVRVPAPRGNSTRVEFRSPDPTCNPYLAFTAMLAAGMDGVRSEIEPPEDVHKNIFHMTSTERGHNGIETLPGDLHEAHSALLADDLICKALGPHVVEALTNVAEAEWDAYRTTVHPWEIDRYLATY
- a CDS encoding class II glutamine amidotransferase → MCGIIGVMDRSRRTMDGSGIRQALSMMNERGSGEGAGYAAYGIYPDYRDCYALHVFFDNPRENKPLLDSTLAQWGTVEHDEAIPTCDRPGLRAVHTPWRYFFKPDASPAAPEDEIVSALVMQVNAARRGALIFSSGKDLGVFKAGGWPEDVADFYRIEDYEGYTWLAHNRYPTNTPGWWGGAHPFNLLGWSVVHNGEITSYGTNRRYIESFGYTCTMYTDTEVVAYLVDLLVRRHGLDVDIAVRALAPPFWEEIDRMPAAEREWNGALRLAYASAMMNGPFAIVAANPDMMVGFTDRTKLRPMVVGECDDRLYISSEEAAIRAMEPRVESIRMPAAGEPVIGRVVS
- a CDS encoding glutamate synthase-related protein; translation: MIGSLPPRYRISIDPVRCMECGRCIENCSYGVFSRDGDRIQVNSRNCTACHRCVACCPRDAIGIEEHPCDYRSHPLWTREAREAIYNQARTGKIILAGMGNALDYPVIFDRLVLDACQVTNPSLDPLREPIELTTHLGKRPARLDLRRREGGDVELRTRLTPNLRIETPVMIGHMSYGAISLNAQLAMARAAKETGTYMGTGEGGLHAALHPYQDRMIVQVASGRFGVNIDYLERGAAIEIKIGQGAKPGIGGHLPGEKVCADISRTRMIPEGSDAISPAPHHDIYSIEDLAQLVRGLKEATEWKKPVFVKIAAVHNVAAVAAGIARSPADAVVVDGFRGGTGAAPTVFRDHVGIPIEAAVASVDKKLREQGIRNEISVIASGGIRGSADVAKAIALGADAVYIGTAALAAMGCRVCGNCYRGLCPWGIATQRPDLVARLNPDEASEQVANLIRAWTLELAELLGAAGINSIESLRGNRDRLRGYMLDESLMEVLDVRAVGA
- a CDS encoding aconitase X codes for the protein MYLDNDDERVLAGEFGETRQKMMEILVALGEVYGAEKLVPITSAQVSGASYKTIGKWGLAWLQSLNARAAVPAVLNPIGMPREGWQEFGIDEEFARRQEEVVEAYRKLGIRVECTCTPYYLRITEYGEHLAWSESSAVAYANSVLGARTNREGGPSALAAAIVGKTPYYGLHVVENRRPQIVVEVECGTGPHAGHWGGIGHVAGKKVGNKIPIFQGIRPNRDQLKALGAAMAATGAVALFHVDKITPESRVFTFDTDNLDRVTVTADEVEALFTETEVEAVAVGCPHCSADELRELAELLRGKTTTKPFYIFAARGVAKHNPDLVSVIERSGARVIPDTCMVVSPRMDEFASIMVDSGKALAYVPGMCGALARIGTRKECVEVATS
- a CDS encoding UbiD family decarboxylase produces the protein MRNFIELMRQQGRVEEIESPCSTVYEAPRMASRTDKILFFHDLDGRRGVMNLLSDRRSLAAALGVEERDLVGHLAGMTYNGRVVDAGRLEGGIPADLSRLPVMKHFPGDAGRYFTSGIVFSRYDGVENASIHRMMVLDDGRVVARLVEGRHTHTLLKEALARGEKLPVAVTVGTHPLVTFAACTRVPEGKELAYAAELVGGELPVRECENGVRVPDAEIVLEGYISAEKATEGPFVDITGTYDPVRQQHVIEFTKMYCREDPIYHGILPAGDEHKLLMGAPYEPKIYRAVGEVTTVRDVLLTKGGAGYLHGVVQIRKNTQGDAKNAIMAAFAAHTSLKHVVVVDEDIDIHDPHDVEYAIATRVRGDTDIMVVTGVRGSSLDPTRLGDGTNVKVGVDATMVMGREDEFRRAEWV